The following are from one region of the Hemitrygon akajei chromosome 31, sHemAka1.3, whole genome shotgun sequence genome:
- the LOC140719204 gene encoding guanylate-binding protein 1-like produces the protein MEKPLQLIFYKDGKLQTNPEALKVLQSIEVPMVVVSVVGAARTGKSYLMNCLAGVKKGFSVDSTVQSLTKGIWMLCQFLPQRPNEVLLLLDTECLGDPEKGDTANDHSIYSLAILLSSILIYNGKKQIDQQSLQDLHYVTELSKRIQMKSQPDACDSWDFVRFFPEFVWLIRDLTLDLNIDGKDLTPNEYLEHILKLKDSEISEQDKKYNELRRYICNHFPSRCCFAFPLPTHWKKLKQLQELDDKDLDEDFFTKRQNFIDYIHTHKKVKRVVGDQLITGRRLVELTKAYVGMMADGVLPCVKSSVAKLVEVENQAAVDEALKFYDDEMKKFSEANSLTMNKLTEYYNMKSIEAFNIFHKRSMNNNSGKHIEQLKETMSSTYKSLMVKIKEKSQEQCKAHLAKEMSSIKENLASGHYQRPGGFQELKAELDKAIKEYEENTKDEMEGSAVLTHFLEEEKHRLDHVQEMDSKLTEEQMRISALEEELSRVKQEMKKMEQKRKVAEECRDKEIKEQIRKWLEEGKKCSAEELKEAMEHMRSEMEKYKVEGRMKDAERAQQMYEHLEKKYEEERKWSFINFLKKYVPAIFAVVLTMAVAVVKYKRFKAKKQSKI, from the exons ATGGAGAAACCCTTGCAGCTCATTTTTTACAAGGACGGGAAGCTTCAGACTAACCCAGAGGCTCTGAAGGTCCTCCAGTCCATTGAAGTTCCAATGGTTGTTGTGTCTGTGGTTGGTGCTGCTCGTACAGGGAAGTCCTACCTCATGAACTGTCTTGCGGGAGTCAAGAAGG GATTCTCAGTGGATTCAACTGTCCAGTCTCTCACCAAAGGAATCTGGATGTTGTGTCAATTCCTTCCTCAGAGACCCAATGAGGTCCTCCTGTTGTTGGACACCGAGTGTTTGGGAGATCCTGAGAAG GGAGACACTGCCAATGATCATTCCATCTACTCACTGGCTATCCTTCTGAGCAGCATCCTCATCTACAATGGTAAAAAACAAATAGACCAGCAATCCCTGCAAGACCTACA TTATGTGACTGAACTGTCTAAGCGGATCCAGATGAAGTCCCAGCCTGATGCCTGTGACAGTTGGGACTTTGTCCGTTTCTTCCCTGAATTTGTCTGGTTGATCCGTGATTTGACACTGGATTTGAACATCGATGGAAAAGATTTGACTCCAAATGAGTACCTGGAGCACATTCTGAAACTGAAGGACA GTGAGATCAGTGAGCAGGACAAGAAATATAATGAACTCCGTAGGTATATCTGCAATCATTTTCCCTCACGTTGCTGCTTTGCATTTCCACTTCCCACACACTGGAAGAAACTCAAGCAGCTCCAGGAATTGGACGACAAAGATCTGGATGAGGACTTTTTTACAAAGCGGCAGAACTTCATCGATTACATTCACACCCATAAGAAAGTCAAGAGAGTTGTTGGGGATCAGCTGATCACAGGCAGGA GACTTGTTGAATTGACCAAGGCCTACGTGGGCATGATGGCGGATGGGGTCCTACCGTGTGTGAAGAGCAGTGTCGCCAAATTAGTGGAGGTGGAAAACCAAGCAGCTGTAGATGAGGCCCTGAAATTCTATGATGATGAAATGAAAAAATTCTCAGAAGCTAACTCGCTTACTATGAACAAACTCACAGAGTATTACAATATGAAGAGTATAGAGGCATTCAATATCTTCCACAAAAGATCTATGAACAACAACAGTGGCAAACACATTGAACAGCTTAAG GAGACAATGAGCTCTACTTACAAGTCTCTCATGGTCAAGATCAAGGAAAAGTCACAAGAGCAATGTAAGGCACATCTAGCAAAAGAAATGTCATCAATTAAAGAAAACCTGGCATCTGGACATTACCAGAGACCTGGTGGTTTCCAGGAGCTGAAGGCAGAACTTGATAAGGCCATCAAGGAGTATGAAGAAAATACCAAGGATGAAATGGAG GGGTCGGCTGTCCTTACCCACTTCCTGGAAGAGGAAAAACACCGACTAGACCATGTACAGGAGATGGACAGCAAGTTGACGGAGGAACAAATGCGTATCTCTG CTTTGGAAGAGGAGCTCTCAAGGGTGAAACAGGAGATGAAGAAGATGGAGCAGAAGAGGAAGGTGGCTGAGGAATGCAGGGATAAGGAGATCAAGGAGCAGATCAGGAAGTGGCTTGAGGAGGGTAAAAAGTGCAGtgcggaggaactgaaggaagcCATGGAGCATATGAGGAGTGAGATGGAGAAATACAAAGTCGAGGGCAGGATGAAGGATGCGGAAAGGGCTCAGCAGATGTATGAGCACCTGGAGAAGAAATATGAAGAGGAAAGAAAATGGAGTTTCATAAACTTCTTAAAAAAGTATGTCCCTGCGATTTTTGCTGTGGTGCTAACTATGGCAGTCGCTGTGGTAAAATACAAACGATTCAAAGCAAAAAAGCAGTCAAAAATTTAG